A window of Rosa rugosa chromosome 7, drRosRugo1.1, whole genome shotgun sequence genomic DNA:
CAAATAATCCACTCCGAACCTGGCTTTGCAATTAAGTATCCCAGCAATGCTTGCATTTAAGTTTCTTTGGCTCATTTTAGGACAAAGATACCCCTCCAAACCTCAAGATGACAAAATTTCTAGACCAGTGTCTACTAGATGTACACATAACTAAAACTTCTATAGCTACTGATATAGAAGTTCTAAAGCTAAACTGATGCATCCTATTGTAAAAGATgattaaaacaaaaataagagtAAGAAATAAACACAATGAAGCAAAAAGGACTTACATTTTCATTGTCACAGGCAATCATATCTCCAAAAGACACCTGAAGAAATCATGATAATTACTAGTCCAATATATGCAGCAGGCATTAAAgaaactgtaaataatcatcaGACGATAGCACACactgaaaataacaaaaatatgaaAGAAGAACCTGATGGCAAACACAGTAGGTAGGTTCATTTGGATCAATTGGTTGATCAGCATCCATGGGAATAGCATATTCCTTTTTGTGGCTTCCTGGGGGTGGCATGAGCTCGAAGTCCCTGTCACGCTCTCGATCCCATTCCCTATCCCTATAATCAAACCTTTTTGATTGAGGTGTTCCATAAATGGGCTTTCGTTTTTCAGTTTTGGGGACTATGGGTAATGGAGGAAGAATTGCTGGTTCATCGGGTGATATTTTTCCTTCTGAGAGAATGGGAAAACACAGAACAAAGTTAGCTTACTTACTCATTGCTTTCAAGATACGCATCCTCAAAAGTAAAAACAACATGGGTGCTGTATGAAGCGGCTGATATATCATGAAAGGGTACTAGTACTTGATATGAAGGTCCAGAATGGCAGCATGTAGTGAACAAAACAAGCTTCTGATATCTGTCCATCTTGAACATCACGTATCAGGTTTTTATCTACAGTCAAAGGATGGCTTTGACTTCGAAGTACATTGCTCATGTACATGTGGCTTAATGGAGTTCAGTTGTTGATAGTCTTAAACTTTTCTATCTTTTTTCATGTGATTGTCTATCACACTTGAAGTGATGTAATTAATTGGAACAGATGTAATCTTTGTTACAAAACTGATGGAATGGTTTAAACCCTTCAAAATGACTGTAGTACCTTGCTTTAAATCTTCTGCAAAGTGGTTCAGATCCTCGTCGAGTCGTTTCACATGACTATCTATCTGGCGCAAACGCAACATGGGAGAATTAGAAATGGTTGAaagaagttgaagcaacaaaaaTGGCAGTTATAGGGAGGGGGTAGAATGAGACCAGGTCATAAGCTTGTTTTGCGAGCAAAACCTTCTCAGTACAGAGACTGACTGCATTCTCCTGATTGGCTTCAATTTCTTTACGCATTTTGTCAATGGAGGCCTCATCTTCTTGGCTGTTCCATTTCTTTGACAATCCCAAGCAGTGCTTGGTCTGCAGCCTCGTCTGGTGTATCATCGCTTTTGATAGTTACGATGAAAGCATCagaacacagcagcagcagcacaaTTCAGAAACAACAATTGAACGTAAGGCGAGAGACTTACATTGAGAGCGTTCGTCCAGTTCTCGAATAGTGTTCAGAAGCCTCTGCAGCTCAGCAGGCAACGTACTCGCATCTTTTgcaaattcaatttcaatttcagatTCAGATCCAGATTCCAAAATTCAGATTGATTAATATTGGAAACAATAGTGGAATGAGCGCTTACATTCAAGATAGTCGTCTACGTACACTCCCGTCCTGGCGATTGCCATTGCCCCAATTACACAATCTTAGGGTTTCTCTTTCTCTGCCAATTCTAATCAGAGCAAATCGCTGAAACGGCGTCGCTCCTTGCTGAAATTATTTAAAAACCcacctcatttttaattagagcCCAATGAGCCCATATTTTGACGCTCTTCTCTCTCCCTAAATCATAAAACAATAGAAGATATCCATTAAGCGACTAACAAGCTCAAACAAGTTAAGGACGGTGACCCAACTCAATTAGAAAGTATCTCAAGTCCGTAGAATCTAAAACTCACTGCGCTTTTAATCATCAGATTTttgggctagtttgggattgctgcgacttttttaaaaaactgctgctgctgtgttgtgagaataatcagctgtgaattaaaacagtttcgtgtttggtaaataatatttttaaaagtactgtcagtacataaaacaactgcagagtgtgttttaatccacaacagcttctaaaagcaacctctaggctgcttctaaaatctgctgccagtgacctataacttttaattaaaactgctttttatttatttaccaaacacaataaaatctaaaattttgaacaaaaactgatttttttaaaagcgaagcaatcccaaacggggcctttgtccatttaccccatttttagggatttttttttctcacttaccctattaagtttttttttaattctcccttacccaaaacacactaaggaagttttttttttttttttttttgttacaaaaagTTTAGGTAAGAGGGAGGCTTCCCTACACTACCAGGGCCAGGGTAAACCTACGACCTCAACCCAACAGGACTTACGAAATTGGCCAGTGTCCCAGCCCAGCCTATTGGTATGGAATTGTGCAGGACATTTTCTAGATTGCCCACCAAATGAGAGATTGTTGGTAGCGGGGATCGAACTTGTGTGGGTTTACACCTCAAATCCGCCCTTGCCAACTGAACCAACTCTCATTGGcttaaggaagtcttccctaataccccattaagtttttttttttagattattttaccctcacccctttgttacttagagagagagagaaaccataggagacttcgccggagcccggtcaccggtcgctggATTCCGAtaaccggtcgccggattccggtaaCCGGTCACCGACCGCGGGAATCCTGTCACCGGGCACAGCCCActggacttctctgaaaacctcgtcggaggtccccaaagaggttgtcggaaaggtttattggcccccaatagacgtctattacccctcattgccccttaatagacgtctattgcccccaatagacgtctattgccccctaacagaactttcggtagctggaatgagaactaatcttcttaaaattagacaaataaaactttgattaaagaaaaaaacgaatagatcatatcaatttaaaaacgtctattgccctacaatagacgtctattgggggcaataaacgtctattgccccccaatagacactcaattttttttttctttccttctgtcccattacttaaaaataaaaaaatataaaatttgatTAGGGCACCCATCGCTGCACCTTTCTTCGCCGGTTGCAGGCCCTCAATTGCTGTTTTGATCCCAATCGATCAATCGAAATCATATCTCGTTGGCCTTTTCCTCAGCTTCTTGGCGAATGAACCTCACCATCTGCTGGATGTGCTTGGAGACATCGGCGTCGTTCATGGTGGCTAAGATAGGAAGTTGAATCGGAGAAGATCGATGGAGGAAGTTGGTGAGATCGTCGGCGAATGAACCTCGATCAACATCTGCTAGATCTGCTTGGAGATTGGAAGTCGAATTGGAGAAGATCGATGGAGGAAGTCGACGAGGTCGCCCCGGTCATTCGGCGCCGgaagtcgagagagagagagagagagagaggaaagtgAGTGGCAGTgcttgtaattcattaattgagttgagggcacaATGGTCATttattgttaaattgtgtatgtgggaataaaaatctgttgctggagtaagtgggataatttttgtttattttggtgctttgggtcaagaaccctttaATCATCTTATCGACGCACAAACACGTGATAGTTTGAGattattcaattaatttttttcataaatgaAGACTGAATTAATTTgcactatctttttttttttttttccttgtgcACCCTTTATGGGTTACACAGTcacccttttttattttttcttttggaaggTTAGTTAACATTGATGGTGTAGAACAAAGGGCAGAGTTAATTGAAGATTAgatggattggtgtaaaagtgAGAAAATCAGCACAGTACAAGTTTGGGCTTCGACCTCCGGTTTGACTATTACGTACTATAccttttttcaaaagaaaacatCGACACGAAATGAACTCAGTGCTTTGTATGGGCTTTTTGGGGTCTCAAATCAACATTTTAATATATTagtttattttcaaatttttatATAAATAGTCAggttatttcttttattttggaaCATGTGAGCTTGCTTAGGCCTATCGTTGACGCCCTAGGGTATCATACAACTTAGACAGTGTTCTCTCATGATCGCTACACTTACAATTATCCTTTATCAATAACATCGAGATGTTCTACTCAATTTTCTAATTCCAGATTTGGTCTCTTAGGATTTATGCCTTGTACGTAAATCCCTATTGCTCCCATACCATTAAACTAACTCTTGATCCCTCTATGGTACTTGTTACTGTTTATGTGAGAATCACCATGAGAGCAACCATCTTCGAGTTCCATACCTATCAACCATGAATAGAGGTTAGAGGGAAGAACGGGGTTGCCGGCCTTCGACTCtttgatgcctaagtcagatgCATGTAAGAATGTAGATAAGGTATGAGTAAGTGAAGAATGGATACTTACCTTAAATGAGAGGAGATGCATGTATATATAGTGTAGGttttttatttccatgtggGCCTAAGTGCGGCCTATTAAAGTTGAGACTGTGAGGCTTATGTATGCATTAGGCTTTGGGCCCATCTTGTAGAGTTTAGGTTTCGAGCTTTTTCCGATGGCCAGTTGTCGTGTTCTTCCGGTGTTTGTGTACCATATGTACATGGTATAAACAATTACTATTTAGTAATCAACCAGGTGGGGTAAACCCTATTGAAAATGCTTAGGAAGTGAAATCTTCAGATGTTAAAGTACTGATTGATGAGACTAAAAAATTTGACATATAGATCCATTGAATAAGCCCAGTAGCTTGACGCGTCAGGATTTTCATTACTGATATTATCGTTATAACATGCACGTAAATGTATGTTTCTgatttttacctttattttttaCTCTGTCATGTTTCAATATTTGCTTCTGCAATGGTTTGCTTCATGTTTCAAtaatttttcactttctttctaTAATACTAAAATTGATGAAGCATTATATATTTTCAAAAATCATTTAATaagataattaaaaaataatttacttctttttttgttttgatccAAAATAATTTACTCCTTAGTACAAGGGGAATCGATATTAACTACTTAATTTTCTTAATCAGTGAAAATCGAACAATTTTCCGAAATCTAAACCATCACTATTTATTAAAatcataaattttttatttataataaataaattaatagaaTATTGAATGAACAGTGTCTTAGCCCAATGACCCAGACCAAACGGgtggaaacaaacataaaaaagtaGTGAACAATGTTTTGACCTAGTGACCCAACGGAAGAACTTGCTCTACGTGGTTGCCcatgtatatgtatgtacaaTAATGAGGATAGCATGAAAAAATATGGAATTTCATCTAAAATATTTAGGATTCAGTGCTATTCTTCAATTTTTAGTATATATCACGAAGTATTGTACTATCAAAGATATGAGATCGTTTAGATCTTTATTTTTTATACTGAAGAGGGTTCATCTTAATTTTGTGTTTCTTCATTACTATTCTTCCCACATGTTTTCATTTTCAGGGCCGAACCTTAGATTTTCATACCTAAAACTTTAAAAGTTGGACCCCTCTTATCAGTAtgcattcatttttttttttttttgttcagaaGAATTTTTACAGATTTTTGCATTTATTACAACAATAAAATATTCTACATTTAAAACAAGTTTAAAATAACGGCTAGTTTACAACGGCTCGCCGGGAAATCGTATGTCAAATGTGGTTCATTGAGGTCATTGAGGGCTGATTCATTATTGAGGAGGTTAGTGAAATTCAATGGCGTCGAAACCATCTGCAAAAATGCAATTTGGAATCAATCCATATGGACAACAAATTGTATGAAGCATTCTATTGCAAATTGGCATGAGTAAACAATGAAAAAAGTAAGTTACATTATATATTGTCTGTAGATTGATAGAGATGTGTATATACAAAGTTATAAATAGTCAAACAACCTTTGTGCTATATATCTATTGATTTGTTCCTGAATGTACAATGCAAAAGCAATCAATGCAAACTTCAACCTTGACTGCACAATGCAAAAGCAAAACGGGAAACTTGAAAACAAAGAGATGTCAAACTTCAAACTTGACTGCACATTGCAAAAACAAAACGGGAAACTTGAAAACAAAGATAAGGCATGTAGCGGATGGTAAGAGGGGACCCTTTAAAATTAAACTCTAGCAGCTATCTAGGCATCTAGCTATCTGTTTCCAGTCCTACATATTTGTGTTCAAGAATTAATCCACTAGCAGCTTCGACTGCATCAGGTAATTGTCACATTGTTATTTTACACAGGGGGCCTTTAGTTAAAGCACAGACAACACTCCCACATAGTCTTTGGATGCAGAAACCTAAACGAGTTCATCTCAAAACCACAACAAAATCACCGTGAACAAGAAAACTAACACTAAATTTATTGATATTATTATTATCACTATCTAATGCTACTATCCTTTCGCCAAGATCTATTAAGGCAGATGAGAGATACAAAATAATGCTAGTCCTACATATTTAAATAGCATTATTTTgtatcttcttccttttctgcaTATTTAAATACCAACAATAGTAACATATTCTTGTCAACACCATCCTCCTCATACCAAAACAACCTTAGCAACAAGCAATCAATTTAAAACCTTTTCTTTCAAAACATTAGATCAATCTCCAGTTTAACCAGTTTCACTATATTGCTGCTTCTATTTGGACTTTCTTTCACTTTTTGCACTTCAAGAGGTTGGCTTGATCACTcgatcttcttcctctttttattattaattaaaaaattccTTTGATTGTTCTTGAGCTAAATGAACAGGTTAACCTCATCTAAATGATTAAATTAGATGCTTATAGTTGAATCATATCCAATTTAAACAGGAGTCAATACAATATTACAGATTCAAAATATCAAAATTGCAATCAATCAATCAAGGGAAAATATAATCACCAGCTAGGTTGATACACCAAAATAATTTTAAGGTGAGCAGAACCCATCTTCAATTCATGAACTAAACAGAAACCACCTTCAATTCATGAACAGATAAATACACAAtcaataaacattaagaaaacgAAAACCCAAAAAATCCAATCTAAAATAGATACATGCACAATCAAGAAcgattaagaaaaagaaaacccgAAAATTCGATTAAGAACAATCAAGAACCCAAAAATTCGACGAGTCTCTGATCAATCAAAACAAGCAATGTtggaaaaaaggaaaacaaatggAGAATTGGAGTGAATCGACATGAACAGAGGTGGAGGAGATGGCTCACCTGCGCTACCTTCTTCTTTCTTGGTTGAGCTTCAGTCGTTGTGGGAGAGTGGAGCACGTGAAAAATTAATGCCAGAAGCTATCGCTATATTTTTAGCATTTGCTGTAGATTTAGGGAATGTAATCTTCTCTCTCATCAAAATCTTTTTTTTAGGGAAGAGtttagggaagctgttggagctGAAAAGGACtcaattttccctaaaatagagaaaaatgtgGAAATgcagaatctgttggagttgctctaaatgGAGAACTCTAGTCATTTTTGCTAAACTATGGGTTTCCAACAAGAGAATGTCCAAAGTGCTATAGGTGAAGagggctaaaaatagccctaTGGTCGGCCCTTTAGTTCTTGTGGGACCCACGGCAAACCAACCTCAATTAATTGGTTCTGATGCAATGCATGGTCTGCATCACTGCatgcatttaaaaaaaaaatccaatggcCCATAATAAAGAACCGTTGTAATCCAATGATATCTAATTAAGGATCATAATTGTGAGCCCcgaaaaatttatcgagcttaaatTGAGATCGTTTGACAAGTTACATATTTACGATCTCGGTAATTGTCaaagtgctcgagaatattttcagaattttacacaaagtgaaatcctcaatttagaagGTGGATGGTAAAGTATACggcacgacgagttcgtggaaattttcggttAAGTTCGGAATTAAAGATTCTTGTTGGGCTTTAGTATGGTCTGGTACAAGTTGAGTTTATCAAGGTTTTGAGTTAGCTCACGTTATTGAACATAGTGAGGGAGCTTAATTAGAACAATAGCCCACTTAGAGTGCATGAGCTACCCGTGTATAATTCTCAGAGAAACACGTTTGTATTGAGGAAGTTTAATTAGAACATCAGCTACCTGAGTGCATGTTGTAGATGAAGTGTATAGCTGGGAAGGAGACACGCGTCTAGGCTTCTGAACACCCACCGACTCACTCCCACCTATTTCACCTTCCTCTCTTCTAGTCTGTCCCAAAAACCATGCAGAGAAAGAAAACTCCAAATTTCATAACCAAAGTTTCCTTCACCGAATCAATTACCCTCTCCTTTATTTCATTAAAACCTTCACCAGTCTCACTCTTCTTCCTGTGTAATTTTCATCACCCACCATAGAAACCAGCCATGATGGTTATTACCTGAAGGGAAATATGGGTGTCTGACCCATCATTTGAGATTGATCGTCTTAGGCTTGGATTCTGGATCGATTAAGGTAAGCTTCTTGAGCCCAGATAATGTTCTTGGTGAATTAGAAATCAGGTTGTGCAATTTTGATAATTCTGGTCTTGTTGGTAATTGAGATTGGACGAAGGAAGGGAGAATTGGAGAAGTGGGTTCTAGCGTTCATTGCTGCAATTGGAAGTTAGAGGCGTTGGGTGTGGGCATCAGCGAACCTAATCATTAAATTGGTCAAGAAAGGTAAGCTGACAATGATTGGTATAATTATATGTGGGTTTTGGTTCATGCATGTTGAGGTGGTGACGTCTTTGTGAAAATCTTGGAACAAGTTTAGTTGGTTTAACTGCTTGCTGTTAATTAAAGAATAATGAGTGGGTTTGCTTGTTGACAATTGTGGTACTGTGATGATTGATTCAATTATGGGTATAAACTTGCAGAAACGTTGTCTAAAGGTATACTTGTATATCTGGGTAAGCTAGACCTTACTTGGATATCCAGGTGAGCTAGACCTTACTTGGATAATGGTAGAAGTAAAGTATTGTTGATACCTTAATTAAATGTTGAAGGCTTTGTATGGTTTTGAGATTTCATTTAGTTGCATGTTTGAATTGTGGCTGTTGTGATAAGAAATGGTGAATTGGTTGTGGAATAATCGAAAATGGTCAAGTTGTGAagcttgggtgtccatagtaattctaCTATCCGACCCAAATTTGAGTTAGAAATAAAGTTGGGTGTTGAAGTGATAataagtaaagaaaagaaattagtGTGTCTACAtgtattgggtggccttagtaaatcgggtgcactcaatatatgtTTGGTCAATAACGTAACTTCAGGTAAATGTTCGATAATTTAGGTAATTATCGAATCTACCTCGATTGGTCAAACATGGTCAAAGTGGTCAacccttggtcaactcctggtcaaaccaggaaaagttggtttggacgatatattaatcgtcgagatttcgtataattgttcaaaagatattaactatcgaaatgttGGGACtcaggactccagttacccgaggaacagaaggttcgcaactctcggagtacgtgagagaaagcatcggaattcaggtagggattcaggactctcctcggttggtgattttcttttatattttattaatgtgatgcatgataagtggtatgggttggttatgtaaaatgcaatgcatactaaccaatccgtgagaaaatgtgtgatggcttgagagcgaagggtggctctgacttccttgggttcgatccccttaacctccggagggttagttacgccggtcgtccgggtattccgattgtaatgacgggcccggtacgtgtgtgtagctaggtggtggacgctctcgctacgcttacctggtgataaattaatttgaggtaaaGTCGTGTAGTGGGtgtatgggaccggccatcaggtaatacttggatttggcgccgtatttatttaagcatcatgcatcggttttcaagttgaaaaacattaaagtttgtcgttctttaaaatatttggtttaagtaTGTTTCATACTGGAGCGCTCCCAATACTGGTCtattgattttcaaacctagtcgagttagagttcctgttgagcagcgaggacgaaagctcacccctacaacagtatggatgcaggtactgtgcactggtgacgggacagtagcggacggagctgggtgtgcggaacaagttcggtaaatcttTGTTTGGTTTCCAATCTGATTTCTACTTCGCGATCTTCGTGTTTCAGGACTTGTTGAAGTCTAGTCTCGTGTCAAAATGAGTTGAATTCTTTTCATAGGGATTCGTACCTCATGCTAGCTTTTATCCAAGTTCTGGACGGATGAGATAGGGTTTAACAAattcaagtttttcacctcaaaagtatttgtagcttccgctgtgtttctacaaaaagtttttcaaataaaatgcctagcggtctttagaatgtaaatcgagcgttcggtttatgttttagagattcgcggcactgtgacgtttttaagctggtgaggtgcagtttggggcgttacagaaagtggtatcagagcaatgctTCCGAGTTTTCGATTTCAAGGACTTAAAAACCTCTGATACCCGAAACAGTTCTGTTGGCTCGTGAAAAATTTTCAAATCCTGTTAGAAGATTGACTTGAGAAATGCTTGTTCGAAAACGTGTTTCCGAACCTTTGACTTGAAAAGTTGTTAGAATTTCTACCTAACGTTTAAAAAGGTTTGACTTCGGTTTTCAAGACCTAGTTGCGAAAGTTTTCGGAAAGAGGATTTTGAAAATCAGTTCACGAGCGGGTTTTAAAGGTGTTTCGGAAAAGGGGTGCTAAAAGCGAAAGTGCTTTGAAAGGCGAGTTGTTAAAAAGGATGGTTGCTAGTGTGTGTTCATATAATTACAACTCTTCACACGGTTTAGGGCCCGACTGGCCACCGGATCCCCCTAATGTATACCGGGGTTGAAGTTGTTAATTATTGAATACAACCTGCGACAACTAAAGTACTCGAGAGTTATTTCCTGAAACTTCAACTTCCTGTTAGTCGGAACTATTGTCTGTTTCCTCTTCGGATTCCTTAATCCGAAAATCGTTATCCCTCCTTGAAAGGTTGACTTATGTTCCGACTTGTCCTTGTAATTGAACTTGTGTTTGCTCGGTTTTCTATCCCCTTTGAATGTTGAGATATTGTGGGATTCATTTACCGATTCGGTTGTTTGCCATCTTTTTGTTCAATGATTCCGGTTCGTTAAATTGTGCTCATTGCTATTAATGTTGGGCTTGGTAATTATTTcttctttgggtattttgtcgAGTCTAGTTTATTTGATTGCTTCCACATACTCGATTGTGGTGAATTGTCCTAAATTCTTTCAAGTCCAACTGTTACGTGTTTATACATTGTGCTGAATTGATTGATGGATTCACTCTCAAACCGTGTGTATCCATTTGTTGTGTTATTAAGTGAATCCTGTTCATTGAAGTATTGCCAGTGTTTGCTTCTGTTTTCTAAATTTGATCAAGTCCAATTATTGTGTATGCTATTATTTGTTCTTTGAATTTGAACAAGTATTGCCACCCAAAGCTCCTCCACAGTGCACAGACCGCGGCAAAGTTGTGAGCCCAGTATGaggtaaaaataaaaggagCAAGGTATGTGAACGACAAACTTGAGTATATGGGAATGCGATTGATgttggaaattgttgaaatgtgAAATGTAGTTGGTTGTAATTGAGTTGTGGAAATGTTGGTTTCGGATTGAAATGATTATAGCATGGGACTACGTACTAAGTCCGATTTTGTTGAACGAAATTGTGGTATTGAGATTtgttcttcatttcagcttgaCAATGTCGTCCGATGAAGAAGAGCCGTGGGAAGAGGAAGAGGtgaatgatgatgaagatcCAGTGGAAGTGAGTTCGTTAACTGGTCCAGAAACTGAA
This region includes:
- the LOC133721477 gene encoding PHD finger protein ING2 isoform X1; protein product: MAIARTGVYVDDYLEYASTLPAELQRLLNTIRELDERSQSMIHQTRLQTKHCLGLSKKWNSQEDEASIDKMRKEIEANQENAVSLCTEKVLLAKQAYDLIDSHVKRLDEDLNHFAEDLKQEGKISPDEPAILPPLPIVPKTEKRKPIYGTPQSKRFDYRDREWDRERDRDFELMPPPGSHKKEYAIPMDADQPIDPNEPTYCVCHQVSFGDMIACDNENCQGGEWFHYACVGLTPETRFKGKWYCPTCRLQPQGQ
- the LOC133721477 gene encoding PHD finger protein ING2 isoform X3 — protein: MAIARTGVYVDDYLEYASTLPAELQRLLNTIRELDERSQSMIHQTRLQTKHCLGLSKKWNSQEDEASIDKMRKEIEANQENAVSLCTEKIDSHVKRLDEDLNHFAEDLKQEGKISPDEPAILPPLPIVPKTEKRKPIYGTPQSKRFDYRDREWDRERDRDFELMPPPGSHKKEYAIPMDADQPIDPNEPTYCVCHQVSFGDMIACDNENCQGGEWFHYACVGLTPETRFKGKWYCPTCRLQPQG
- the LOC133721477 gene encoding PHD finger protein ING2 isoform X2 — translated: MAIARTGVYVDDYLEYASTLPAELQRLLNTIRELDERSQSMIHQTRLQTKHCLGLSKKWNSQEDEASIDKMRKEIEANQENAVSLCTEKVLLAKQAYDLIDSHVKRLDEDLNHFAEDLKQEGKISPDEPAILPPLPIVPKTEKRKPIYGTPQSKRFDYRDREWDRERDRDFELMPPPGSHKKEYAIPMDADQPIDPNEPTYCVCHQVSFGDMIACDNENCQGGEWFHYACVGLTPETRFKGKWYCPTCRLQPQG